In Nitrosococcus halophilus Nc 4, the genomic stretch CCACCCAGCGAGAGGGGACCTTAGCTTTAGAGGAGAGTAAGTTACAGAGTGCTATTGAGACCCATCCGGAGGCAATTGCCCGGCTGTTTGCGGTCGGTGGGGAAGCCTCGGATCCTTTAGTGCGTTTTGTTGAGGGTACGGAGACAACCCGGGCTGGTGAATATGAAGTTAATATTAGTCAATTGGCCACCCAAGGGAAGTACACGGGGAATGCGACAGGTAGTTTCCCCATTACTATCGATGCGGACAACGACGAATTCACCCTCAAAGTGGATGGCAGCGAGCTGGGGACGATATCGCTAACCCACGAAACTTATAACAATGGCTCGGAGCTTGCCGCAGCGCTCCAGAGTCAGATTAATAGCAACCCTAAACTGAGTGAGGCAGGGGGAAGTGTGGCGGTCGAGTTTGTGAGCGACCACCTTGAGATGACCTCTAGCCGTTATGGGAGTGCTTCAAGTGTTGAAATCCTATCGTTAGATCCTTCGCCGACCGCGACCACTACCCAAACTCTGGGTTTGACTGTGAACAGTGGCAACGCAGGGGTGGATGTAGCGGGAACCATCGGTGGCCAAGCAGCAGTCGGTTCTGGCCGCTTCTTGACCGGAAGCGGTGGGGCGGAAGGGGTTAAGCTTGAAGTGCTTGGTGGTGCCGTTGGGGATCGGGGTAGCGTGGCCTTTTCCCGCGGAGTCGCTGCCCAGCTTAATACTTATCTCGAGCAAATATCCGACTCGGACGGGTTTTTAGACAATCGCATTGATGGTTTGAATGATCGCGTTGCCGATCTGGGCGAGCAGCGGGAGGTTTTAGATCGGCGGCTAGTCGCCCTGGAGCAGCGTTACCGGGCCCAATTTACTGCGCTAGACAGTCTCCTTGGGCAGCTTCAAACCACAAGTAATTTCTTAAGTCAACAAATTGCCGCTTTACCGAGAAGAACTTCCCTATAGTGGGACATGCTAAAAGGCTGTTGAAAAACCTTTGTAGGTAGCGGCGGCAGGTTTCGCTTTGTTCCTTCTACGGCTCTACGCTAGAACCTACCGACAGGGACAAAGAAATAGCGACGAGGAACAACCTAAATTCGGTTTTTAGCCGCCAATGCACGCGAATAAACGCTTAAAAAAATGGCCTGGAATGATTTTCTGACGGGCCAACGCTTGCCTGTCTTTAAGCCATTGAACTATTTGCGTTCATAGGCGTTAATTCGCGGCTAAATATTTTATTTCGGGAAACGCTATGGAACAGGGCAGACTGCGATTGCTTTTAAAGAATAATTTAAATCGCAAAGCTGCCATAATATTGAAGAGGAACCTCTCATGACACGTAACGGAGCGCTACAACAATACCGCCAGATCGGTGCCCAAAGTGCCGTGACTGAAGCCAATCCCCACCGCCTCATTCAGATGTTATTGGAAGGTGTCCTAGAGAAAATCGCGGTGGCTAAGGGAGCAATGGCACGCAACGAAGTGATGCAAAAAAGCACCCATATCAGTGAGGCTATTAACATTGTTGGCGGTTTACAATCCAGTTTGAACTATGACCAAGGGGGTGAAATTGCCGCTAACTTGGATCGGCTTTATGACTATGTGGTGAGACGCCTCTTGGAAGCTAACCTTCATAACGATGGAGCAATGCTGGAGGAAGCCAGCCGTCTCCTCAATGAAGTGAAAAATGGATGGGACGCTATTTCTGCTGCAGATTCTCAGATGGCCTATGAACCTTCTAAAGCTGCATCGCCTACTTCTACCGCGTCTCGTTGATTTCGTGAAGTGGCGGTCCCTGGAGGCAATATCTCAGCGTATTCGGTTCTGGGATCAGGGACTGTGAGGGATGCCCTAGACGTTCTTCTTGTCTTAAGCCAGAAGATGCTCTTAAAGGCTCAGCAGGGTGCCTGGCAAGAGCTAGCAGATCTGCAAGCGGAGCGAGAGAGGGTATTGCAGCAAGCATTCCCTCAGGGGAAAGCGCTTGTTGCTTTCCCCTTCGCCCGGCAGCGCCTGGAACAACTCCTTTCACTCAATGAGCAAACCGCCGCCCTTTGTCAGCAGGAGCGTGATCACTTTGCCCAAGGATTAAGAAAATTACAACAGGGCTCTCAAGCCTGCGATACCTACCGGCGTTATACTCTCTAGGGACATCATTCGCTCGATTTCCTTTTGCATTCGAAATGGAAAGGGGGACCCGCGAGTGCTTTCATTGCCCTGATGGCTGAGGAGAAGCTTGTGGCTGAAATAGAAAGTCAATTCCCACCGCAACCATTAGGCCAGGGGGTTTTTTATCAAAGCCAGCACCCCCTAATCTGGCGCTGTGTGAAACCTGAAGCCAAGGTCAGCGCTCTCGTTTGCCGTGATAATGAGCGGCTGCTGAAGCTTTTGAACAGCTCGATTCCTTCCCCTTTGGAGTTACTGGAGGAACAGCCGCTACTTTATTCGGAGCTCCAGCGTCTAGAGCTGAAGGTGGATCTGTTGCTTGAGCAGATAGGGTTGCTGCTTGCCCAGCAGGCGCCACTTCCAGCAGCCGTTCCCCTACGACTTACTGCCCAGGAGCTACAGTGGTGGGCGCAGGAGGCGCCGAGGAGTGGAGAGACTGTCCAGGTTGAAGTTTATCTAAAAGAAGAGCTCCGCCGTCCTTTGGTTTTGCTGGGCCGAGTGAAAGCACGGGAAGCGGAGACTCATGGGTACCGCGTTTGGGTGCTTTTCACCGATCTGGGCGAGGGTGTTCGGGAAGGGCTAGAGCGGTTCATCTTTCGATGGCATCGGCGCCACATCGCCCAAACTCGGAAGGGTTCCCCATCTGCGAGGAGGGAGCCTGACACTGATAGTACGACAGAATTTTGACATTCGCTTCTCGGGGTGTTTAACTTTCTTTATTAATTAAAGAACGTAATTCTCTTCTTTCGTACTCCGAGACAGTGCCTTAAGAGGCAGGAAAAGCCTACGATGTCCGCTGAGGTCGTATTGATCTTGGAGGGTGATAAAGAACGCGGCCAGGCCCTCCAAACGATTATCGA encodes the following:
- the fliS gene encoding flagellar export chaperone FliS; this translates as MTRNGALQQYRQIGAQSAVTEANPHRLIQMLLEGVLEKIAVAKGAMARNEVMQKSTHISEAINIVGGLQSSLNYDQGGEIAANLDRLYDYVVRRLLEANLHNDGAMLEEASRLLNEVKNGWDAISAADSQMAYEPSKAASPTSTASR
- a CDS encoding flagellar protein FliT codes for the protein MLLKAQQGAWQELADLQAERERVLQQAFPQGKALVAFPFARQRLEQLLSLNEQTAALCQQERDHFAQGLRKLQQGSQACDTYRRYTL
- a CDS encoding PilZ domain-containing protein codes for the protein MAEIESQFPPQPLGQGVFYQSQHPLIWRCVKPEAKVSALVCRDNERLLKLLNSSIPSPLELLEEQPLLYSELQRLELKVDLLLEQIGLLLAQQAPLPAAVPLRLTAQELQWWAQEAPRSGETVQVEVYLKEELRRPLVLLGRVKAREAETHGYRVWVLFTDLGEGVREGLERFIFRWHRRHIAQTRKGSPSARREPDTDSTTEF